A single Mustela lutreola isolate mMusLut2 chromosome X, mMusLut2.pri, whole genome shotgun sequence DNA region contains:
- the LOC131822032 gene encoding P antigen family member 3-like, whose product MNWQVRSTFRPRARRDDEKSLQLVGPMVAQQPDAEPCYGKEPPTERQDIIPDQEKKDEGASGIQGPALEPNPKEPAGKKTGCERGDGPAVKGRGLANLEPLKMPEAGEGKPKV is encoded by the exons ATGAATTGGCAAGTGAGGTCAACATTCAGACCTAGAGCAAGACGAGATGATGAAAAATCTTTGCAACTGGTTGGGCCTATGGTT GCCCAGCAGCCTGACGCTGAGCCATGTTATGGCAAGGAGCCACCAACTGAGCGTCAGGATATTATACCTGatcaagagaaaaaagatgaaggAGCATCTGGGATTCAAg GGCCAGCCCTGGAACCTAATCCAAAGGAACCAGCTGGTAAGAAGACCGGGTGTGAGCGTGGAGATGGTCCTGCTGTCAAAGGGAGGGGTCTTGCAAATCTAGAGCCCCTGAAGATGCCAGAGGCAG GCGAAGGGAAACCGAAGGTTTAA